A stretch of the Malus domestica chromosome 08, GDT2T_hap1 genome encodes the following:
- the LOC103420931 gene encoding uncharacterized protein, whose amino-acid sequence MEVIMRRRPCPSLRFAVVVLKVILLFLWLEASNATFQEGTVQGQSPELLSDSIVSHSCIHDQIIKQRRRPGRKVYTVTPQVYERSSVSKPLHQKGRALLGISKCSVHQKDVKRPIRIFLNYDAVGHSPDRDCRNVGDVVKLGEPPVISIPGTPSCNPHGDPPISGDCWYNCTLDDIAGKDKRQRLRKALGQTADWFKRALAVEPVRGNLRLSGYSACGQDGGVQLPREYVEEGVAEADLVLLVTTRPTTGNTLAWAVACERDQWGRAIAGHVNVAPRHLTAEAETLLSATLIHEVMHVLGFDPHAFAHFRDERKRRRGQVTEQIMDEKLGRMVTRVVLPRVVMHSRHHYAAFSENFTGLELEDGGGRGTSGSHWEKRLLMNEIMTGSVDTRSVVSKMTLALLEDSGWYQANYSMAENLDWGRNQGTEFVTSPCNLWKGAYHCNTTQLSGCTYNREAEGYCPIVSYSGDLPQWARYFPQANKGGQSPLADYCTYFVAYSDGSCTDTNSARPPDKMLGEVRGSNSRCMASSLVRTGFVRGSMTQGNGCYQHRCVNNSLEVAVDGMWKVCPEAGGPLQFPGFNGELLCPAYHELCSKGLVPANGQCPKSCNFNGDCVEGRCHCFLGFHGSDCSKRTCPSNCNGRGSCLSNGLCECNKGYTGVDCSTAVCDEQCSLHGGVCDDGVCEFRCSDYAGYSCQNSTMLQSSLKVCKDVLENVNSGAGQHCAPSEPSILQQLEDVVVMPNYHRLFPGGARKLFSIFGTSYCDTTAKQLACWISIQKCDKDGDNRLRVCYSACQSYNSACGASLDCSDQTLFSSKDEAQGQCTGSSGMRTSWISSIQDWFSSNSSSKGTSVKN is encoded by the exons ATGGAGGTGATTATGCGGCGTCGTCCATGTCCCTCTCTCAGATTCGCCGTTGTTGTCCTCAAG GTTATTTTGCTATTTTTATGGTTGGAAGCTAGTAATGCAACATTCCAAGAAGGCACAGTTCAAGGGCAAAGCCCAGAATTGTTATCCGATAGCATCGTTTCACATTCCTGCATTCATGACCAGATAATCAAACAGCGGAGGAGACCTGGTCGCAAAGTGTACACTGTTACCCCGCAGGTGTATGAGAGGTCTAGTGTATCAAAACCCCTTCACCAAAAGGGTAGGGCATTACTTGGAATTTCCAAGTGCTCGGTACATCAGAAGGATGTTAAACGGCCTATtagaatatttttaaattatgatGCTGTTGGTCACTCTCCTGATAGAGATTGTCGAAATGTTGGCGATGTTGTGAAGCTTGGGGAGCCACCTGTGATTTCAATTCCTGGCACTCCTTCTTGTAATCCTCATGGTGATCCTCCAATTTCTGGTGACTGCTGGTATAACTGCACCTTGGATGATATAGCTGGGAAGGACAAAAGGCAACGCCTCCGCAAG GCTCTAGGGCAGACTGCAGACTGGTTCAAGAGAGCCTTAGCTGTTGAACCTGTGAGGGGGAACTTGCGGTTGAGTGGGTATTCAGCATGTGGCCAGGATGGAGGCGTACAATTGCCACGTGAATATGTTGAAG AGGGTGTTGCTGAAGCAGACTTGGTTCTTCTGGTGACAACAAGACCAACCACTGGGAACACCCTTGCATGGGCAGTGGCTTGCGAACGTGATCAATGGGGTCGTGCAATTGCAG GACATGTAAATGTTGCTCCTCGCCATCTGACAGCTGAAGCAGAAACTTTACTTTCTGCTACTCTCATACATGAG GTTATGCATGTTCTCGGTTTTGATCCCCATGCATTTGCTCATTTTAGggatgaaaggaaaagaaggcgTGGTCAG GTTACAGAACAAATTATGGATGAAAAGCTTGGGCGGATGGTGACTCGTGTGGTGCTTCCACGTGTTGTCATGCATTCAAGACATCATTATGCG GCATTCTCTGAGAATTTCACTGGTTTAGAGCTCGAAGATGGTGGAGGACGCGGCACATCAG GGTCACACTGGGAGAAAAGACTTCTAATGAATGAAATTATGACGGGGTCAGTGGATACAAGATCTGTGGTTTCAAAAATGACACTCGCTTTGCTAGAAGATAGTGGATGGTACCAGGCCAATTATAGTATGGCAGAGAATCTTGATTGGGGCCGCAACCAAGGAACTGAATTTGTGACTTCCCCTTGCAATCTCTGGAAGGGGGCATATCATTGCAACACAACCCAATTGTCAGGATGTACATACAACAGAGAAGCTGAAGGTTACTGTCCGATTGTAAGTTACAGTGGAGACCTACCCCAGTGGGCACGCTATTTTCCACAGGCTAACAAAG GTGGTCAGTCCCCACTGGCTGATTATTGCACCTATTTCGTTGCTTACTCTGATGGGTCATGTACTGACACTAACAGCGCACGGCCACCTGACAAAATGTTGGGTGAAGTACGAGGAAGTAACTCTAG GTGTATGGCTTCATCATTGGTACGTACAGGGTTTGTACGGGGTTCGATGACCCAAGGAAATGGATGTTATCAGCACAGATGTGTTAATAATTCATTAGAG GTAGCTGTGGATGGTATGTGGAAAGTATGTCCTGAAGCTGGTGGACCCCTTCAGTTCCCAGGATTTAATG GTGAATTGTTATGCCCGGCATACCATGAACTCTGCAGTAAAGGCCTAGTTCCTGCAAATGGACAATGTCCAAAGTCGTGCAATTTCAATGGAGACTGTGTTGAAGGAAGGTGCCACTGTTTTCTAGGGTTTCATGGTTCTGATTGTAGTAAAC GCACCTGCCCGAGCAACTGTAATGGACGTGGAAGCTGCCTGTCTAATGGGCTGTGTGAATGTAATAAAGGGTACACAGGCGTTGACTGCTCCACTG CGGTTTGTGATGAGCAATGCAGCCTTCACGGAGGTGTTTGTGATGATGGAGTCTGTGAATTCCGCTGCTCTGACTATGCAGGCTACTCATGCCAGAACAGCACCATGCTCCAATCCAGTCTTAAAGTCTGTAAAGATGTCCTGGAAAACGTCAACTCTGGTGCCGGACAGCACTGTGCACCCAGTGAACCAAGCATATTGCAGCAGCTCGAGGATGTAGTGGTCATGCCCAACTACCATCGTTTGTTTCCTGGTGGCGCCCGGAAGCTTTTTAGCATCTTTGGAACCAGCTACTGTGACACAACCGCGAAGCAGCTTGCTTGCTGG ATATCGATTCAAAAGTGCGACAAGGACGGGGACAACAGACTCCGTGTCTGCTATTCGGCCTGTCAATCATACAATTCGGCATGTGGGGCTTCGCTCGATTGCTCGGACCAAACCCTGTTCAGTAGCAAAGACGAAGCACAAGGGCAATGCACAGGCTCTAGTGGGATGAGAACGTCATGGATTAGCAGCATacaggattggttttcaagtaACAGTTCCTCAAAAGGGACGTCTGTAAAAAATTAG
- the LOC103428620 gene encoding pathogenesis-related thaumatin-like protein 3.5 → MATKLYLLLSLFTLAAGNVVRATQFTLQNRCGYTVWPGTLSGNGAAILGEGGFALAPGTSVRFTAPPGWSGRFWARTGCTFDDAGKGKCVTGDCGSLKCAGGGAPPVTLAEFTIGSNPGDKDFYDVSLVDGYNVGMGLWATGGTGDCQYAGCVADLNGRCPAELRVMDAGSGAVVACRSACAAFNTPEFCCTGEHATPQTCSPTQYSEMFKTACPTAYSYAYDDATSTCTCSGSDYLITFCPSGSS, encoded by the exons ATGGCGACTAAGCtctatcttcttctttctctcttcacGTTAG CTGCAGGTAATGTAGTCCGCGCCACCCAATTCACTCTCCAAAACCGTTGCGGTTACACAGTCTGGCCGGGAACTCTCTCCGGAAACGGCGCTGCAATTCTCGGAGAGGGCGGTTTCGCATTGGCCCCTGGTACTTCTGTCCGGTTCACCGCCCCTCCCGGCTGGTCCGGCCGGTTCTGGGCACGAACTGGCTGCACCTTCGACGACGCGGGAAAAGGAAAATGCGTCACTGGCGACTGCGGGTCGCTAAAATGTGCCGGCGGTGGCGCGCCTCCAGTGACGTTGGCGGAGTTCACGATCGGGTCCAACCCGGGGGACAAGGACTTTTATGACGTCAGCCTGGTGGACGGTTACAATGTGGGTATGGGGTTGTGGGCCACCGGCGGAACTGGCGACTGCCAGTACGCGGGGTGCGTGGCGGACTTGAACGGCCGCTGCCCGGCGGAGCTGCGGGTGATGGATGCGGGTTCGGGGGCGGTGGTGGCTTGCAGGAGCGCGTGCGCGGCGTTTAACACGCCAGAGTTTTGCTGCACCGGGGAGCACGCGACGCCGCAGACTTGTTCGCCGACGCAGTACTCGGAGATGTTCAAGACGGCGTGCCCCACAGCGTACAGCTACGCCTATGACGACGCTACGAGCACTTGTACCTGTTCCGGGTCGGACTACTTGATCACATTTTGCCCCAGCGGGTCATCATAA
- the LOC139198225 gene encoding probable 1-acyl-sn-glycerol-3-phosphate acyltransferase 4 isoform X2: MDVCSPLKPDSKLKHRPLSPLRVVRGILCLVVFLSTAFTILVCFAPIIALLLRPLSIHISRTATSLFFGIWLALWPFLFEKINGTKVVFSGDTVPPKERTLLIANHKTEVDWMYLWDLALRKGSLGHIKYVLKSSLMKLPVFGWGFHILEFIPLKRKWEADEPVMRKMLSSFADPADPLWLAIFPEGTDYNEEKCKKSQVFAAENGLPVLSHVLLPRTKGFCACLEALRSSLDAVYDLTITYKNQCPSFLDNAFGVDPSEVHIHVRRIPIEEIPASNADAASWLTEAFLLKDNLLSDFSDQGHFPNEGGEEELSTFKCLVNFMFVIVLTIMLIYLAIFSSVWFKIYIGLSCGYLATATYFDFHPMPILDFVQATCVCNRPRIE; encoded by the exons ATGGATGTTTGCAGTCCCTTGAAACCAGATAGTAAACTAAAGCACAGGCCTTTGTCTCCTCTTAGGGTTGTGAGGGGTATCTTATGTTTAGTAGTATTTCTCTCGACTGCGTTCACGATTCTTGTGTGTTTTGCTCCCATAATTGCTCTATTATTGCGCCCTTTGAGCATACATATAAGCAGAACAGCAACCTCCTTattctttggcatttggctGGCCTTGTGGCCTTTCCTGTTTGAGAAGATCAACGGCacgaaagtggttttttctggAGACACCGTGCCCCCTAAAGAACGGACTCTCCTCATTGCCAACCATAAAACCGAGGTTGATTGGATGTACTTGTGGGATCTTGCATTGCGAAAAGGGTCTCTTGGACACATCAAGTATGTGCTCAAGAGCAGCCTGATGAAGCTGCCAGTATTCGGGTGGGGATTTCACATTTTAGAGTTCATTCCTTTGAAGAGGAAGTGGGAAGCTGATGAACCGGTTATGCGGAAAATGCTTTCGTCATTTGCTGATCCTGCAGACCCTCTCTGGCTTGCCATTTTTCCTGAAGGAACTGATTATAA TGAAgaaaaatgcaaaaagagtCAGGTATTTGCTGCTGAAAATGGACTTCCTGTACTGTCACATGTGCTACTTCCAAGAACTAAAGGCTTTTGTGCTTGCTTGGAAGCTCTAAGAAGTTCTTTGGATGCAG TTTATGACTTGACTATCACATACAAGAATCAATGCCCTTCGTTTCTAGACAATGCGTTTGGCGTGGATCCATCAGAAGTTCACATACATGTTCGGCGAATCCCTATTGAAGAGATCCCTGCTTCTAATGCCGATGCAGCCTCTTGGTTAACGGAAGCATTCCTGCTCAAGGACAACTTACTTTCCGATTTCAGCGATCAAGGGCATTTCCCTAatgaaggaggagaagaagagctTTCTACATTCAAGTGCTTGGTAAATTTCATGTTCGTAATTGTTTTGACTATCATGCTGATTTACCTAGCCATTTTTTCATCCGTCTGGTTTAAAATATACATCGGTTTATCATGTGGGTACCTTGCCACAGctacttattttgattttcatcCGATGCCAATTTTAGACTTTGTTCAAGCAACATGTGTTTGCAATAGACCAAGAATTGAATAG
- the LOC139198225 gene encoding probable 1-acyl-sn-glycerol-3-phosphate acyltransferase 4 isoform X1: protein MSCIEGGFSWNEMDVCSPLKPDSKLKHRPLSPLRVVRGILCLVVFLSTAFTILVCFAPIIALLLRPLSIHISRTATSLFFGIWLALWPFLFEKINGTKVVFSGDTVPPKERTLLIANHKTEVDWMYLWDLALRKGSLGHIKYVLKSSLMKLPVFGWGFHILEFIPLKRKWEADEPVMRKMLSSFADPADPLWLAIFPEGTDYNEEKCKKSQVFAAENGLPVLSHVLLPRTKGFCACLEALRSSLDAVYDLTITYKNQCPSFLDNAFGVDPSEVHIHVRRIPIEEIPASNADAASWLTEAFLLKDNLLSDFSDQGHFPNEGGEEELSTFKCLVNFMFVIVLTIMLIYLAIFSSVWFKIYIGLSCGYLATATYFDFHPMPILDFVQATCVCNRPRIE, encoded by the exons ATGAG CTGCATTGAGGGAGGTTTTTCCTGGAACGAGATGGATGTTTGCAGTCCCTTGAAACCAGATAGTAAACTAAAGCACAGGCCTTTGTCTCCTCTTAGGGTTGTGAGGGGTATCTTATGTTTAGTAGTATTTCTCTCGACTGCGTTCACGATTCTTGTGTGTTTTGCTCCCATAATTGCTCTATTATTGCGCCCTTTGAGCATACATATAAGCAGAACAGCAACCTCCTTattctttggcatttggctGGCCTTGTGGCCTTTCCTGTTTGAGAAGATCAACGGCacgaaagtggttttttctggAGACACCGTGCCCCCTAAAGAACGGACTCTCCTCATTGCCAACCATAAAACCGAGGTTGATTGGATGTACTTGTGGGATCTTGCATTGCGAAAAGGGTCTCTTGGACACATCAAGTATGTGCTCAAGAGCAGCCTGATGAAGCTGCCAGTATTCGGGTGGGGATTTCACATTTTAGAGTTCATTCCTTTGAAGAGGAAGTGGGAAGCTGATGAACCGGTTATGCGGAAAATGCTTTCGTCATTTGCTGATCCTGCAGACCCTCTCTGGCTTGCCATTTTTCCTGAAGGAACTGATTATAA TGAAgaaaaatgcaaaaagagtCAGGTATTTGCTGCTGAAAATGGACTTCCTGTACTGTCACATGTGCTACTTCCAAGAACTAAAGGCTTTTGTGCTTGCTTGGAAGCTCTAAGAAGTTCTTTGGATGCAG TTTATGACTTGACTATCACATACAAGAATCAATGCCCTTCGTTTCTAGACAATGCGTTTGGCGTGGATCCATCAGAAGTTCACATACATGTTCGGCGAATCCCTATTGAAGAGATCCCTGCTTCTAATGCCGATGCAGCCTCTTGGTTAACGGAAGCATTCCTGCTCAAGGACAACTTACTTTCCGATTTCAGCGATCAAGGGCATTTCCCTAatgaaggaggagaagaagagctTTCTACATTCAAGTGCTTGGTAAATTTCATGTTCGTAATTGTTTTGACTATCATGCTGATTTACCTAGCCATTTTTTCATCCGTCTGGTTTAAAATATACATCGGTTTATCATGTGGGTACCTTGCCACAGctacttattttgattttcatcCGATGCCAATTTTAGACTTTGTTCAAGCAACATGTGTTTGCAATAGACCAAGAATTGAATAG